GCTCTTAGATACCAGCTTTACTTCAGCTGAGGGGGGAATTTTCAAAGAGGTGaactctttctgtctctctctcagGCAGGAGTCTCctgggaggagaagaaaacagctttcattttagcGAGTCATGATATTTATGGCCCTTTTAtgagttttgtttgaaaatataaaAGTGGATGGACTCAAATCTGTTTCAAAAGAGAGGAGATGGGAAGGGGAGAGACAGAGCATATGAAGGGCAGGTGGGTCTGAATCATCTGCCCATgttcaaaggaaaatcaaataccttctttgttttaatatggACCCCTTCTGCCGGTCATGGGGATAACGTCTGACCTTTCCTTGCATAGGCCCTTTTATCCCTAATGACTTACAAATTTCATATGTCTACTGCCACCAAGAATACTCACTTTGGGATGAATTGAGACAACTATTCAATTATGCAACTGCAGCACCATGCAACAGGTCAGGTCTGATTGCTCCCAAGAAGCAGACCTTCAGATCTCGTCTCCTGCAGAAGTGAAAGCTTTATACTGCATTCCTGAGGGGCGACTGTCAGCTTCTGCTTGCTCACATACCTGAGTTTCATGTGGGCTTTTATCCATCCTATTTTGGTGTCTGTTCAGCAACTGAGGTTGCACCCTCTTGAGGGCCTCCTGCTTTTCATATGTGGAATCTCCTCTGACCCTTTGCCTCCAGGCAGTACTTCAGATCCAATTCACAGACTAAGCAGCACATGCCTTGCAAAACTATCGAGGGAGGGAAGGTTAAGTTGAAGAACCggattttgcatttaattttggATGTACTTAGGCCTGTGGTCATTTCATCTGCTCTGTGAGTGAACCTCCATAGGTTACAGCAGTGACTGAGAAATTTCTATGAGCACAATGTATAAAGCTTCCTATTAATTGGCAGTTTCTTAAAGGACATTGTGCTATCATAAAGCTCTCCTCTCCAACAGGGAGAAAGAGATGATCTACCAGATCAGCAGAAGGCCTTGGACCAGATCTGCATTAAATGCAGTCATAACAAAGATCATAACAAAGATTGCTAGGATGATCCATGAAGATGCGTGAAGTCATACATCTTTAATACCAACTGATGTGTGCTACATCTTTCTTTGATACTGTGTCCTGCAATAGTCAAGTGTAGAGATCACAAACAGGTTAACCTTTGATGTTAGGTACGTCGCTGGCAGTATGTGACCTGAAGAGAACAGCTATCTGGCCAGTTGTAAACAGTTATTGCCACAACAGTTGTTTTCTAATGTCACTCAGAAGTCCGAAAAGACTATAGGACTGTGAGCTCTGGGTGACAGATGCTGTTGGTAGTCGGGTGATGCCATAAAAACAATCAGTTCCTTTAAGCATTTCTGTCTTCTAACTAACATCACCTATGTCTTGGTTCAGTTTTATGCCTATGTACATGCCCTTCTGAATGGATTTGTTCTTCCTTCCGTGGCTACTTGTTCAGAGTCCTTGGTAAGTTTGAATCAGGTTTCAAGATTTATTGATCTGGCCTTGTCCATTTTGTGGTGTGTTCTTTGATTTAATTTAATGACCGTAAAGCATTCAGGCATGTTGGCACGAAGGGTGCACTGGAAAACACTAagtgattgattgattgattacGGAGGGACATTGTTCTCTCTACAGTTAACAATGAAGCTAGTTTCCCATTACACTCATCTCTGTCTTCCAGGACACCCATGCCCTAACTAAAAGTTAACCACACTGTCTAACATTTCCCAGGTTTGAATCACTGTGGGAGCAGTTACATTTTTTGCATATGGATGAAGTTTATCTATTTTAAAGATAACAAATATCCTTGAAACACAATATATAGGGGAAGGCTCAAAGCACGAACGGGCTGTCCCTTCTGCTCTCTAATGTGATTTTTGCACCACCACATCTGGATGGCTTGACATAGACATTCCAACTTTTACTTTAATCTGTTGGTCTCAGGGAGGAATGAAACCATATCGTTGCTTGCTCTCATGACTCATAAATGTGTGTGTCTGTGAATGCATGCATGCATGTTTGGGAGTGGGTGCAAGCGCACCCTCTGGTAGGGGAACAGCAGTCACAGAAAGGCACTCAGCtcaaaagatactgaaaattGTAACAGAAGGATAAAAGGAAGTAACATGAAATCAGcttctgaataaaatataatgtactggaaagcaaaaggcagtccagaagaataaaaaaaaaaaaaaaaaaagagtgataTGATTCTTCCATATCAAAAAACGTATGTTCATAATGTTAGCCAAAATGACAGAGTGCTCATCTAAACTGATTATGCTGGTACCAGCAATGTAAGCAGCCTAATCCCGCACCTCACCGCAACCTACTTTTAACCTCTATCCACTTTTTACTCAAAGAACAATGCAACAAATCTTGTTGGCATTTAACTGATTAGTCCCAGGCAAAGAAGTGAACACCTTTCTGAGAAGACTGGGGCAATTCACGCACCATTTAAAGCAACGATCCAGTCTCTCTGGAGAACTGTTTATTTGTTACACATGGTTCACATTTTTGAAGGTTCCTTCACAACTAAACAGGCAGAAAATTAATGCAGTTCAGTTTTTCTGAATGGCAAATGAAATTCCATAGAGTGGGCAGGGAGCTCTCACACAGATTCTGCTGGAGTGTATGAGCGTGCAGTTTCTGTTTCCGAGCCCTAGACTGTATTAATCCCATGCTTTCTGCATCTCCGCTAGATTGTCTATAAATTTAGGAAGGTTATATGGATACTATGTTTTCACGTTATAATGTATATATCCAATATATTTCAGCTAAACCTTTTAAGGAAATGCAGACAATGCAGCATAACCATCCCCAACTAAAACTTTTAGTCTCATAATTCATCTAGCTCTCCACTACAACTAATGTGTAAGCATTTCTCAAGGAGCTGTATAAAAACGAAATTGTGCtaaatgccttttaaaattaCCCAGTCTAAACTAGAGCCacaagcaataaaacaaattgCCCTGAAAATCCtagagtggggggggggggggggggaggagggggaggaatgagctgcagccctgccctgccAGTAAGGCCATGCAGAATGCAGCTGATACACCAAGAGTAACTATCTCTGGCAATGCTTCCACTTCCTTTCAGACTTGCTTCTTGAGTTCCCAACCTAGCACAGATGCCATTTTATCATTTATGTCCCATCAACGTCTGTCACTATTTCTCCCAGTCTTCTTCCTTACCATTTCCCAGAAATCCATTATTTCTGTAAGTCCCACCATCCCCCTCCTTCCCACAGAGGCTGCCCGATTGCCTATCACCAAAACTGTTATACAAGTAAACAGATGAATATTTGGCATTAGCCTCTTTGGCTCCCATAGATATCTTGCTCTTCCATCCGCTGTAGATCTGATCCTTAATTTGCCTATTGTCTTCGCATCTCTTTTTCAATACTTCCTATCTCCAATCTCTCCagctttcatcattttcttaCTTATCTCACTCAGACCAACATCAGATATGTTTCTCTGTCCTGTTAACCCTCCTTAACTTCTTTGTTTCCCACATAACCTGGgtatctacatttttttttcaaaggacATCAAAGAAACAAGAGTAGTACAAGTGAGAGGCCAGCTGTGAAAAAACCACAAGACTTAGTGAGACTGCAACACTAAGCACTAAAATACTAGATGAAGCCCAAGGttaaaaaatgtaaagcatTGCACATAGGAAAATTTAGCCTATAAAGCGATGATCTCGGAGATGACCACTGCCACCCAGCAGCACGATTTTGTGGCTATAATAAATAGTTCAGTGAAAGTGTCACCTTGgtgctcagcaacagccaaaaaAGCATGCAAACTGTTACCAGATGATAGGGaaggaacagagagaaaaataaaggaggcCGTTGTGCCACAGGATAAATCCCTGCTGCACCTGCACCGTGAATACTGTGTGAGGACTTGGTCTCTCATCTCAAACATGGTAAAGTCAGACTGCAAGGGGTTCAGAGAAGACTGGTCAGAAGAATCAGAGACATGGACCGGCTCTCATATCAGGAATAAGAAACTCCTTTAGGCTGCAAAAGAGACAGCTAAGGTGGGACATCATAATGACAGAAGTGGGTAAAATCTTGTGGGCCATGTGGATTCTAATCAGGGACTGATATCTTGGCACTGAAGCATACTGGTAAGGAGCAGGTTCAGGACAGAAACAGTGTGATGGTTTAGCATTCAGTGCATAGTAAGTATAGAACTTCTTGCCAGAAGAGATCATAGAGGCTAACGGGTACAAGGCTATAATAGTTATAACTCAGAAATGATTAGGCACCTCCATGGAAGGAAAATCTGTCAAGGgctattaaatacaaaaatatcacATTTGGCTCAGGAAGTCCTTGAGTTGCAAATGACTGGAAGCTAAGAGATCATCCTGAGGAAAAATCACTTATATCACTGCTTTTATATTCTTCCCTAGGTATTCACTGTTGGTGTCCATCAGAGACAGGATATTAAGCCAGATGGACCTTTGGTTTGACCTCATATAGCCTTTCTGACGTGCTTATGTTTATATTCTTAACTGACTGTATGGATGCTCTTTGCACTTTCACCTTCCACTAAacaatgccaaaaaaaaaaaccccttcaCCTTCCTGCCTACAGCAGCAAAGTGAGGCTGAGAAAAACATCAGCCCAGAGCTTATTTGCTGAAAAATCCTTCCCAGATAAATTTGGATACTTACCTACTCTTTCAGCCTAATGTCACACTAAGTGTCATTGCTGAAAAAACATTCTCTCTGCGGCTCTGGTCACCCGAAACAATTGGTGCAGACCTTTCCTCTTTCACCGATTCTGTATTGCCTTCTAAAATCTAATCTTAAAACCTGACTTTCTAGCCTCCCTTCAACCCCTTCATTTCTGTCTCTCCTGGTTATTGGTCTTATGACTGAATGCTTTAATATTTTCACCATGCAAGGTCTTTATGTCACTGTTTCATGTAATTTATACTTGTGAGCTGGAGCCTTTCCCAACTCACTTTCAAGCACAGACCATACACTGAATGGAGTCCAAAATTATCTCCACCCCCTTATTGCTTTGGGGGTTTGGCTTTATTAGCAAGGATATaagcaataagaaaataaagttcaGCTGTTTCTAAGGCTTCTCCCTCATGACTGCTCAGCCTGCATCCTAGACGGCTTCTCCCCAGCAAACCATTTTTATCTCTCTTTTAGACAAGGGAACTAATAAGCCACCTACCTCAGTGAGTCAGCAGAACCCACTTAACCCTTTCCCAGAAGGGTCAAAACTCGCTATCAGGATGGTTTGGCTCAGGCTGGTTACAGAACCATATTCTGCCCCTCGGTcttgaataatttatttgtgCAGCAGACCTGGATTGCTGTTTAAATCAAAATGCTACCCAAAcaaaggctgtgctgtgcagtgcaaaaTGAAACCAATTACTACATGGTATGACGCTCATCTTTTACAGTGTGAGATGCCCCCTACAGTACCTGCAGAGGACAGGCATTTCTGTCGAGAGCAGCGGCAGCCTTAGGAAGCGGGAGAGAGATTTTCAGAGGGAACAGCCTTTGTAAAAGAGCAGATTCACTGCCAGAAGGTGCTGTGCACTTTCACTTTGATCAATCAAAACTGAAGTAACCACTTACTGTTGTGAGGAGGCAGAGGATGGATCCGGTGCTCATGCCTGAGATCTTTTGGAAATTGAAATTAAAGTAAGCTCCAATTAAGCATAAGCATCACATTGTTTTGCACAGAGCAACTTCAGCAGAggtaaagaaaagcagaaaatacctATTTTAGCACTTTGCAGAAATTCAATGTAAAATCTCCAAATGCGTATCAAAGCCTGAAATGCCACCACTTTAAAGAAAAACCTCAGAGAACTACACGGAAGTAAGGGATGCATTGTATTGTATTGTGTATTATATTGCAGTAGCAGTGCACTATAAGCCTTGCAGCACCTCTGAATGCCTGGAACATTAACAAGACAATGTTCCTTATGTActtcaaaaatgaaatctgtaCTTACTCATAAAAAAGAGAGACACAAGTAAAATATGttcttcttcttatttttctagcCCTGTTATTGTTCAATCACCTGATTTTGAGACTCCATTCACCTGACAATAAGCAGCTATCATTTGCCCTCGTCCTGGCTGTCAGAAAGAGTAATCTTTATCTTCAGAGAAGCAGGGATAATGTCTAATCAGTGAGTTAGAGTCGAGACAAATGTTGCTAAGTTTAGGAAAATTGGCACCTGCATTTTGTTATTAGTAACCATTATTTAGATAGTACTGCTGGTGTGCGTAGTGTCATACTGAGAAGGACAAAAACTAGGCCCTGTGGAACTTACTGTCTATATTACACAATTAAAATAGTGAGAGGTGATAGCATAACAGTATAGTGAGCCCTAAGAATCAcagtgagagagagaagaaagacaaCTTTCTGTAACATAGTGATGCTGTGCTGTTGCATCATCCCttcattgctgtttgttttacattCAGCTCTGCCAGAGGGCCCAGAGAGGGAACAAATAACTCCAGAGAAGGAACCCAGAGCAACTGGCCAAGGTGTTTAtaagggggaggtggaggatGTCACCTGGTAACAAAAAGTTGCAACAGGACAACTAAACCCACCACCTCCTAAATCAAGCTTCAAAGCACCACGCTCAACAGACATACATTTTGTCCTTAGAGAAGTCTTTGCACAGTGTCTTCTACCAACAGTTTAGTTATATGTTGTTTTACTATGAGGTCAGTTTGTGTATCACTCTTCTCCACTAAGGTAATTGTCTTGACGACCAAGACATGACAATTTGACTATCAACGTGAGAGCACAGACTCAGCTGAGACACATACAAACAGCAAACTGAAGCCAGTGCTCCAGAAACCCTGCCTAAACTAACACTAATCTTCACCCTAACTCTAAATCTTGAAGTAGATTTTCGACTGATGTTGTTATTACTGCATTTTGCTACATTGGCCCAAAGTTATTCACAGGAACCAACCATGAAGCAAAGGTAATTCTATCTAAAAGACAAATACTGTACCACAGGAATACATTCATTTTTGCCTTATACTTCTAAAAAGAAgcaggcattttcttttttctactaTTCGACTTTGCTTCATCTACTcggtgaaagaaaacagtaccTGTATTCTCCTGAACAGTCTTATTTCTGTAGACAAGCACAAGACTGGaatagaaaatgaagcttttctaGCAATATCTTCTCCAGTAAAATTAAGACAGGAACTCTTCTAGTTACTAGGAAAAGTTGTTGGCTTCTGCCTTTTATGATcaaaaaaaccctagaaaaatGTATGTTCGGTCTTTAACAAAATAGGAAATTGAAATAATCAAAATGTGATATGATTGGTCTTTCGAATGGAGGTGCTACCGTTACTTTGCTGCTGAAACATCACCTGGATTCTAACATTGTGTTTCTACCTACATTGATCATTTAATACTAGcatcttctttctgaaaaacCACAAACACTTCCAAAACTTGACCTCTTCCCTTTACCGCTTTTGATTAAGAAAAGAACTATCTGCAGGAAATGCCCTGCAAACCACAAAGGATTATCAGAAATATAATGATGAGTGATTCTAGGACTCTTACACTCTGCTTATGTTCCTCTAATCTGATCCTTGGTCACTCTTCCTTTCTCCGACGGAGCTTTGCAGTAGTTTCTTCTAGTCGGTTTCTCCATGCAGCAATAATAGCATCATCATCCAATTCTTCATCCTCCTCTTTACGCACGCTTCGCTTGTACTGAGAGAACTGTCTAGATGCAAATCTCTCTTCACTTTGTTCCACTtttgcctctttctttccattctcttcAGACTTTGAAAAGCTCTGGGTGAACTTTCTCTTAGCTCCAAATTCTGATGTGTCTGACATGGCCTCCTCTTCACATGCCTCCGTGTGATGAGATCTGACTCGACTCTGTGTAGATGACTCAGGGGATTCAGAGTCATAGGACGGTTCTGGTGTTTGGCTGAAAACATGCGGTTCTGGGCTTTTTTCACCAGAACTTGTCTCACTGAACCTCGACCTTGAGAACTTATACATCTTGTTGTCCTCTTTTGCCGAAGCAGAGGAAAATCTTGACATGGTTCTCAGTGAATCTCCTTTTGACTCATAGGAAGAACTGTCAAGCTCTTCTCTTTGGGATCTGGAGAATCTGTAACTGGATGTTTCAGAATCCATCTCTCTTACTTTTGATGATCTGCTGTATTTCTCTCTGAAATTCTCACTTTGATCATGATACGAtgattgtttttctgctttcaggccACTGAGCCACTTGGTAACATCAGTCTGTACTTCTGACTTAAGTGCACCCGTGTTTGCAGATAGACTGGACAGAGTAAAGATTGCATCATTTCTGTCTAGATCTGCTTGCAATGGGTGCCTGTAGTTGTTTGTTACACTTTCCACAtcatcttctgtttcattttcctctcctttggTCACCTTTTTCTTAAATAGAGTACTGCGTTTATTGTCGCTTATCACCTTTTCAATTTGGTAATctgtcattttctctctcatttccaTCTGtatctccttctccttcctgctgaGTTTCTTTAGATCAACATCATCAGCAAAGAGGCTATACAgtggtttgcttgtttgcatAGTCTTCGTGTTTGCACTAGTCCCTTCTGCCCTCGCACTCACAGAGGTATTGCAAGACAGGACAGACTCAGCCCTGTGCATATCTTGCTGACCGAGATGAGAGGCAGGAAAAGATGAGCCACACTGAGAACTGAGAAGGGAAATCTTATCGTCATCTACACGCCTGCCAAGGTCTCCTGACATTACACTGGAGGCCATTGCAGATGATGGACGGGACAGCATCATaatctcattttgcttttgagCAATGGTTTCACTGACGACGTTAGCAATCCAGTTCTGAATGCTTGCCATAGATATCGTGTCACCTGGGCCAACTGGGAGATTTGGAAGGGGAATATTTGGCTGTGTTGCCCCCGTGCTGCTCCTGGTCTGTGATAAAGATGAATGATTTGTCTTCATGCTCAGTGTAGAAGCTGCATCCTCAGCACCATTCGCAGAAGGCGCTGAGGCCCAGAAAGCAGACAACGGGATACTCCCACTCATTGTACTGTCTGTCTCCCAGCTGCACATGGACTGGCTTTCTTCTAAAATTTTCTTTGAACGTTCAAGGAGCTCTACACGCCTCTGCTTCTTTTTAGCTGAAGCAGAATCATCACTTTTGGCAAACTCCACAAATTCCTCCTTGCTTTCAGAGCTCACCTTCTTCTGCCGCTTCATTTTCCAAGCCTGGTAAGCACTCAGGTTAACATCTGACAAATTCCTCCCTTCAGTCCCCTCCTCACCAGTCTGGCTGCCATCTTCTGCTGGAGATGGTgcagaagatgatgatgattcTAAATCCTTCTTGTGAAAGCCAAACTGGATCCTCTTGATCTTCCACCTTTCTAGAGGAGTCaacttgtctttgttcttttGGCAGAAATTGTAGAAGGAGCTACAGTCTGACAACACGCTTTCCTCATCCACatccctctcctttcttcctgtttctggGGATTGTCTCTCCCCACTGTTCTTATTCTTAGAACGATACCTCTGAACAGCTTCCTTCTCAATCTCCATCAGCCTCTGGTTCCACATGTCCCAGGTGCTCTCTGAAGACATAGAGTCTGTGCGACTCCTCCTCATCCTGCTAAAGCTGCTGGCTTCCAACTGTCGCTTTAGGGTTCGGATCTCAAAACTGCTCACACTCTCATCATCACTAAATTCACCGGATCGGTAAGGTCTTCCTCCCATGTTAGAATTTCCATCCTCCTCTGTGGATGGACCCTCCATTTGgtatttctcatttctgcaCTGCCAGTCATGGATCCTCCGTTCCACATCCTCCTCATATTGCTCCTCTTCCTGAGCCAGAAGCCTCGAAGACACTCTTTTTCCCTGGTCAGTTGCTGATTCCTTTGCAGGCAGGCcttgttttttcctccattcCTCATATAattgctcctcttcctcctcactgATGAGGGTGGAGCGTTTGGAAACCCAGCTAGTTTTTCCCACTGATGAGGAGCTCATAAAACTGCTTAGCATGCTGCTGTTGTCTTCTTCTTCTACTGTGATGGAGTGTGCTTTGGGCCCTATGACACTCTCGGAGTCCTCAGCTCCCGACAGCCGGGAAGATGTCCCTGGGTGGGTGACAGGACTTTGACTAGGAGTGACATCTTCATCTCCAGTATGCTCCAACTCTCGTTCCTCCAATAATTGCTCGTTAAGCTCCCTTAGCTGCTTGAGGAAGCCATCATTGGGGTAAATGGCACGCTTCTTTCTCAGAGTCATCAGAGCCTCCAGAATGGTCATATGGTGATAGATCATCAGGTAagcagccaccagcacagctgaacGACTGATTCCCATTTCACTGCTGACAAGGATTTTTCCTACAGACATTGAACATAGAAGTAATTAGCTATTTCCTAAAACAGAGAGAAGTTGCTCCAACGGGTAGCACAAGTGCATTCTCTGAATACTgttaaaaaacagattaaaaattTCAGTGACCAAAATCGgtaacaaatacatttttgctaGTTTTGTCTTAGTAAAAGTCTAGATACTTATGAACAAAAATCTCATCGATTTCAAAAGCCATGGGcatgcacattttaaaacaagctAAGCAACATTCATAATTTTACCTACACAATTCATTTCCCCAACTAATCAAAAAGCTTACAGTAGGTATTAGAAAGAGAAGTGATGCAGTATTCTTGACTCCTAGGCTGACATAGGGTAAGACATGTAAGCTTTCCCATATGTGAAAAGGGAGACGTTAGCAGTAGCCTCCAAGATGGTATTGGGGGATACACAAATAGCATCAATTAGTAACATCATAGGacttttaaattttatattaattaatcatatatttttttcccaaagccCATATCTGCTATTTTGCAGGGCACACTGAATCTGTTACAGGTAGAGTGACTAGAGGCCAGAGCCAGAGTAGATCTCAGAATAGACTAGAGGAAAAGAGCTGATGTTGACTCCAGAAAGCTGGCACAGGTACTTACTCCAAAGTTTGGGACCCACTGTTCTGTAAACAGTGAGAGACAGAATGATCTGCTGTATTTCACAGTGTTTACACAGTAACCAtatcttgcaaaaaaaaaaccctaagcTTTGGcacaaaaatattgttttttaaacatagtCTTACAGCAaattaaagttaaataaaagcTTGTGAATACAAAGGGAATAAATGAGGCTTTGCTAGCCCGCAAACAACTGAAATTATTGTTCCCTGATGTGTGATAAACTCCAATTTATCAACGTGCTCTTTGCACTGAAACTTAATGAAGCCAGTTTAAACACCTCCTTCCTGACTGCTGATGTGTTACCATAGGTATTTTCTTAATGCACCTATTTCTACACTTTCCAAATaaattttttttacatctttttttttagtaccAGAGTCCTAGTTGTCTTCCAAGTGTTTTAACAGCCAGTAAAACCTATCTAACTGCTCAGCAAAAGGGGGAGATCTcattcctcttcttcctttcttctgcctgCCTGCACCTTCCCCTGTGTTCTAGTTCAGCTTACTAGCCCAGTGAAAAATCATCTCTTCCTTGGAGGAAAGCTGGATTTGCTGTCTTTGTGAGCTGAAGTCAACAGTGGCACAAACTGAGCATCAGTCATATGCAAAGGGAATAAATGGGAGTTATGAGTAAGAGAGTTATGTGTGGAGAGTCCCTCCTCTCGTTCATAGTGGTTGAAATTGGCTCTCTGTTTTGTATGAGGCACGATAGAAATGGGCAAGAAGTGTTCACTGTACTTGGATACAAAGAACAATGAATCTGCCCTCTACCCACTTAAAACTGTATCATCGGCTATTTATCAGAGCCACACTTCCACCCATTAATTCCCAAGCATTCCAAAGAAGTATAATCTTTTTGCCTTACCCCTGTAAGTTAACAGTGCTTCATCCAGGAACTCTGCAGCTGGATGGAAGTGTTTGGAGATATCCATATCTGGAAAATCATCCACTTCAATGCCCATGTATTGGATATTTAGACCATTGTAGAAATCTGGTCCTGTGTATACACCTGTACCATGAGCTGCATTCAAGACATGTGTAATGCCCAGTCTCTTCAAACGGCTTTTGTTCACTGCAACActccttcagaaaagaaaagaaggtgtTAGATATCAGTGATCCTATTTCAGGTAGGAAAGAAGCTGTGTGCTGCAAGACCTACCCAGTTCCCAGTCTGCATCGCTCATCCAACACGTGGCTCCCCTAAGACCTTAAGGACTTTTGAGTGTtctgcaaacatttattttcagtgctcaCTGGGAAAAGATCAACCTGCACTCACCAGTATTGCTGCACGCTCTTTTTCAACTTCAGCTTGATTTTAATATCATCCTGCCATCTTAGGCTTGTGCCATTTAgttatttctccatttttacCACCCCATAACTGATGTTTTATACTGTATCTGCTTCTAATTCTATGCTGGTCACCTGTACAGGTGTCTCAGTGGTACAGCAGATCTAGCCATTTCCACTCAACATTTGCTatggtatttctttttcaattttcttttacGCAAGAAGGTCTTTAGTCCCAATTTCAAGGCCAAATTCCAACCAGAAGAGCTCAATTTGggctcattttcctttcttatgcTACATTTTCTGAAGCTTTAAAATAGCATAGGAAAGCTGCTGAATGCTGGTCCAGACATATTTACTTCTCAGCACACAGAGATCTTTGAACTATGTGATCCATGTGAGCATATGTGTGAACATATATTCAGATGGCACAAAGTtgctcagaaaga
The sequence above is a segment of the Excalfactoria chinensis isolate bCotChi1 chromosome 1, bCotChi1.hap2, whole genome shotgun sequence genome. Coding sequences within it:
- the STYXL2 gene encoding serine/threonine/tyrosine-interacting-like protein 2 codes for the protein MASGGDSDSEQVVPDEEKDGPDVKAVQAHYLRSPSPSRYSMISDTETESIFMEPIHLSSAVAAKQIISEELKTKHIKIDAVCPKMLESAQQLMVEDLYNRVKEKIDDTSLFNTPCVMDLQRALVKDRLETPRDAVDEVWPNIFIAEKSVAVNKSRLKRLGITHVLNAAHGTGVYTGPDFYNGLNIQYMGIEVDDFPDMDISKHFHPAAEFLDEALLTYRGKILVSSEMGISRSAVLVAAYLMIYHHMTILEALMTLRKKRAIYPNDGFLKQLRELNEQLLEERELEHTGDEDVTPSQSPVTHPGTSSRLSGAEDSESVIGPKAHSITVEEEDNSSMLSSFMSSSSVGKTSWVSKRSTLISEEEEEQLYEEWRKKQGLPAKESATDQGKRVSSRLLAQEEEQYEEDVERRIHDWQCRNEKYQMEGPSTEEDGNSNMGGRPYRSGEFSDDESVSSFEIRTLKRQLEASSFSRMRRSRTDSMSSESTWDMWNQRLMEIEKEAVQRYRSKNKNSGERQSPETGRKERDVDEESVLSDCSSFYNFCQKNKDKLTPLERWKIKRIQFGFHKKDLESSSSSAPSPAEDGSQTGEEGTEGRNLSDVNLSAYQAWKMKRQKKVSSESKEEFVEFAKSDDSASAKKKQRRVELLERSKKILEESQSMCSWETDSTMSGSIPLSAFWASAPSANGAEDAASTLSMKTNHSSLSQTRSSTGATQPNIPLPNLPVGPGDTISMASIQNWIANVVSETIAQKQNEIMMLSRPSSAMASSVMSGDLGRRVDDDKISLLSSQCGSSFPASHLGQQDMHRAESVLSCNTSVSARAEGTSANTKTMQTSKPLYSLFADDVDLKKLSRKEKEIQMEMREKMTDYQIEKVISDNKRSTLFKKKVTKGEENETEDDVESVTNNYRHPLQADLDRNDAIFTLSSLSANTGALKSEVQTDVTKWLSGLKAEKQSSYHDQSENFREKYSRSSKVREMDSETSSYRFSRSQREELDSSSYESKGDSLRTMSRFSSASAKEDNKMYKFSRSRFSETSSGEKSPEPHVFSQTPEPSYDSESPESSTQSRVRSHHTEACEEEAMSDTSEFGAKRKFTQSFSKSEENGKKEAKVEQSEERFASRQFSQYKRSVRKEEDEELDDDAIIAAWRNRLEETTAKLRRRKEE